actctcTCACCTCTCAAATTCAAATCGCGATTCCCTATCACGCTTTTGGACGCTCCCTCTCGCTCCTTGGGTTCGACAGATGTAGAGAGACGGGCGCGGAAATGCGGCATTGGCGCCCTTCCATGGATGGGGATTGGGGCATCTCATACTAATCTAGAGACAAATTGGCAATTGCGGTTGGGCCCCTTCCCTATGGGCCTGTTGGTTCTTTAAAGCCCACTAGTAAAAGCCCATTATTCAAAAAACAACTAGGAAAATGGAATATTCCCTCAAAACAGTGTTTAAAGGAAGCTACTGAGCCAGCATTGGTATCGATGGCCGCCGATAATGATACAGAATGGATCAGTCGTATCGGGCTGGATTTGACCATTTTGCTTAAGGGTGTAAAACTAAATTGGTCTAGTTCTGGTTCGGTTTATATTTGGGCAAGGTTCAAATTAAAATCGAAACGAATAGAAATCCGACAAATTTAGAATCGTTTTGCATTTGGTCCGATTTTATTGATTTTCTATTCGATTTTCATTATCCAATTCACGTGTGGATTGTAGTGTCGGTTTTGAAAAATGGTTTGCAATTCTGACTTGTAATGTGTTTACTTCTTGTTCACATTTGTTTTACATGCGGCTTGTAATGTTGGTTCACATTCAGTTTCACCTTTGTTCCCTTTAATTCTTTTTATACCTAATGTAAAAGCGTGAACAGATAAATTTAGAATAATTAAAGCATACTATATATTGTGGATGTAATCCCTTAGAAACACTGAACCAATCTTTGTTTGAATATAAGACAATACAGAAAGTAGAGTTTATTCGGTTCAATTTCACTGTTTTCTATTCAATTGAGACCATTGATTTATCGGtgcaaatcaaaatcgaaccaagaagagaacctatgaaatcatcATAATCATAATTATATGTGATTCAATTCGGTTCGATTGTAAACAATCAGTTCTAGTTCCATTTTGACACTCTTAATTTTGTGGATCAAAATACTGATTCAATTCCACCCAAGAAGAAAGTTCCACCCCCTCCCCCGAGAAAATCAAAATGCTAGTACATTTTTTTCCCACCATTTTACTCGCTCCTGTTTCAATACCACTAATACAGTATCAGTAATATAGTCGATCTGATCCCGATACCTAAAACTATGGATAGAGAGGGATCAATTTGATCAGAAACCATTTGCCTGAAGAATAATGAGTCAATCTACAGTGATGTTGATTTCTcccataatttaatttaaataaaaaacttagaagttatttaatttgtttgttttaattattttagatttatttatttaatattattttttaaaagagataAGAGGGGGAGAATTTCCTTTTAGTTTTGGACAGCTCGGCTAGAAGGTGGATAATCCATATCATGCTTTTACTTACTATTCGTAATTTAATGTGATAATAgttaaataacaaacaccatatatatatatataaattcaaCACGTATATtatctactttttttttaatggaaaaatttCTTAGATTCACTAAATAAGAACGAAAGTTATaagataagtaggtttaaaatttatttttacatctattaatttcaattttaaaaaaatttacttaatCCCTAAAGTTAGATATTATTAatgattttcaataaaaaacaagattgaacttcctaaaataatcaaaatttcatattctctttcatcttttattatttttattttgaaatttgtattcaattctttaattttttatcaCATGTGTAGGACCCACCTTGACAACCACCTTATCCTCCTCCTTTTTTCTCCATACAAGGCTGCACCATCCGGCCACTGCAACCCCACAACGACTCTCGCACCTGCAacaccccctccctctcccgTTCTCAGTCTCCTCCCCCCTGCAACCCCGCACATCCCCTGCTTCCCTATCCTTCCCCATCTCCCTTGCCCCACCTCCTGTTAGAGGGATATATCCAAACAGGTTATGTGCCCTATCCCAAGTCCTTAAACCTTGGTATCGGAAGAAGAAGCTGTCTTGtgaaggctttatgcctaaatttaaattcttttcCGCATTTATTTGCAGAATGCAACCAAGATCTGGTAAAGTTCGTGGCTGTAAGACCACCAAAAGTCATCTGCAAAATCAATTTAACCATATACTGACTTTTCCTATGGATTCATTCTTTGAGTCAAGACAaatctcaacatctcatccaagTAGACTTTCGCAATTTCCAATTCAatttctcttttgctttttaattgCACCACCTCGTTATTCAAGGTCTTGAAAGTATTATAGAATAGGAAGATTTTATTGAACTCACCTTCTCCAATTCTCCAATAATATTAACAACAAGGCAATTGGGGGTGACGGGGGAGGGCAGGGAAGCAGGGGATGGGTCGAGGTTAAAAGGGAGGGGAGATTGAGAACAGGAGAGGGAGGGGAAGTTGCAGGTGGGGGATGAGAGACTGAGAACGGGAGAGGAGTTGTGAGGTTGCAGCGACTGGATGGTGCAGCCTCGTGcggagaagaaaggaggaggaggaggtggtgggtcccacttgtgATTTAAAATTAAGACTTGTAGATGTAAAACAAACTTTTAACGTACGCATCTTGTAATTAGTTTTCTTATTTAGTGGATCTGTGcaattttcccatttttatttatatattgtaGTCCAAAGTAGAGAGTTCTTTGAGTGAACAGTGTAGAGGTGGAATTCATTTCATACATAGGAAGGCAGCGAGGTAATTTCATGAGAGGATGGAGATAAAGAGAATGCATGCACTACAGTACCCTTCCCTAGCTGtttagagaactttttccctatttaatatttataatgTCATTGAAAAAATATCACTACTTGTGGGTATGGATCATTTCAATCCAAGGGGAttgctcagttggcaaagaccaacacctggaccctccccccttccccagTAAAATCTATATATAAGCTCttaattcccaaaaaaaaaaaaaaaaacccatggcAAACTAGATAATTTGTTTGGTAGAACAGTgaactttctttttcttaaattttgctttatttttcatatttttataaggaaaaatatcatcccctcccctttaagtttgcctaatatcaatctagtacccaagttttgaaaaatatctttccCTTCTCTTACTTTATAcagattctatcaaccatacctaggtacttaccaaaaaaaaaaaccgtacCTAAGTGACTAACGCTGTTAAAATGGCATATAAAAAGACGTTATTATCCTTTTTCTCCCAAACAAGTTACAATAGGGGaaatagtgagagagagagagagaagaagggggagaaagaagaaggcacCAGCAAGCATCTTCCGCCATTGACGACATGCAAGCTTCCTCCGCCAGAAGTGCGACGCGGAGTGAGCTCTGGCGACGATGGAGCTGCTATGCCGGTTACCGGCGAGTTACGTGGCCTTCGCTTCCCACGCATTGATGGTTCCAATTCTTGTGAAGATCATATTGAAGACATCAGATAGGGCAACGGAGTACGCGGCGGGTGCTCTGCTGTCGCTATGCTCGGCGTCGTAGCAGTTGCAGAGGGATGCAGTAGCGTGCGGGGTGGTGACGCAGCTCTTCTTGTTGGTGCAGAGCGCTTGCACGGAGCGAGCCAAGCGCAAGGCACAGTTGCTGCTTAAGCTTCTCAGAGAATTGTGGTCTGATCATTCCATTGAAAATTCTGACTATTTTGGTGGCACTGATGTTGTTCTCTTTTgagattcttctttctttttttctttttttctcttgaaaTTCTATCTCTACACTCTCAACCTGTTTGGTTGAATGATTCATGCCCAACCAAAACGAAGGTCTACCTAGAAAGCAAAACGAAGGgatgagaaagagaaattgaGTTTCAAATTATTGGTATATAGACAAAGTGACAAATAGAACACCTTGTAtgtattttttagattttgtatGTAAGaattttgttcttttcatttagAATCAAGAATAGATTTTTCAATAGgagtaaaattgaaaaaaaaaaaaaagaaatctgaaATTGTATTATTCCATTAGAGATGATCATCGTTGTTCTATTGTTTCATATGATTACATCTGTTTAAGTTTCTTAGTTGGCACCAACGGAATAGTTCTCTGCTTTGACTAtcaatttaaaaagaaaggCTTGACCATGACGAtggtgctggcggaagaagacaaagaagaagaaacgcagataggaagaagaggaagaagaagaaacggggAGAGGAATAAGAGGCAAGAAGAAGATCTTGCGGTGGTGTTCATCGTTTATGCGAAAGAGTTCAATGAGATCTTTTTGATGTTGCAGGTGTGAGGCatgcgaggaagaagaagaagacatagaaacaaGAAAAGGTCTTTGgggaaaaaagataaaaaaggtaTTTTGGGATTGACGAgggaaaaaatgaaattaaattagATTAAgagtaatttggggttttaaaaatatTGGACTTGCCCACATCATCAGGTAATGGCCTTTTTCAActgttagggtacggttgatagtaaCTTTATAAAATAGGGGAGGGGAAAGATATATTTCAAAACTTAGGTACTGAATtaatattaggcaaacttagagaggagggggatgatattttccctttttataatTCTACCAGGAAAAAAAGATCTAGTGTATGTGGTATTTTTTCAAGTGACATGTAACCCACAATGTATTTTCAAAGGCCTAAATTATTCAAagctgtaatttttttttcatatttttttattttgtaatttaatTCAAATGCCTAAATTATACGACAAATGGAAAGGGTCAaacactcccattggcccccacgATGCCCGGTCGTGTGGCCCCCGTGCTGATgcaagggccaatgggagcacacgcAAGGACATCGACCAAGAGGGacttttcattttgtagggCGAGGCAGTCATTTCAGAGAGGCTGGTCGATGAAGCAGTGTTCTCCCCCCccctaaaatatatatatatatatatatataagaaaggACCTAAATTGTACACATGACTAATACATGGTCTCCTCTTTCTATTTGACAGGTTTCCCTATTGGCATCACGTGGGACTTGATGCAacataaggttgctccattgtgaccaagtggtcacgggttcgagtctggaaacaatgataagcagggataaggctgcatacattattaCCCTCTCAGAGTCTCAGACCTCACAGTGggcactaggtacgccctttttcCACACATAGATTGAGGAACCTACGTTCATTTTGCTTTGAGTTTTTTTATACTAGTTATTGttgaattaaattttttatttttatttctatactTTGCAAATACTATTTAAAATTAAccaaaattattttcattttatacATGTATGCAAACAAGTATAAAAGACTTTTatacaaacaaaaaaacttgaaaaacaaTGTTGGGCAAGATTTAGGCAAAATAATAGGGTGAAGTCCATAAGTATCTTGTGCCAGCTTGGGATTATGAAGATGCCAAATGAATAAAGCCCAGGCCTTAAGCTTGATTTTTGTTTGGATAAGGTCCAAGCACCCTTGATGAGTACCAACTAGTTGTCGTGTTTAGATCATGTAAAGAATAAAGATGATAAGGATTTTAACCAATCTGGCTCTACCAATCCCTATAcagaagcttttttttttttttggtaaatagaatTTATTAGCGCTGGAACAACGTTCCAGAAGAGTCAGAGAACAACTGCAAGAGAATACAGTCAGGGGGAGGGGGATGCAGCCAAAAAGTGGTGGACTGAGACAAAGCGCCTAAAGAAGCTAATTGATCGGCAACAGAATTGGCTTCGCAGAGGGCATGCACAAAGGTAATGTGACCGAAGTTGGCTTGCAATCAAGAAGAATGGTAGACACCCTCCAAGGAGTTTCCAAGCTATGATCTGTGAGAGCGTTAACCACAAGTAAATTATCACTTTCAACAATAAGGTGAGAGATTCCCTTAGAGAAGGCTAAACGGAGGGCTTCTCGGACTGCAAGGGCTTCTACGACAAGAGCGAAATTCCAACCAACTCCAACCGAGAAATCACAGATAAAGGAAACATTGGAAGACTTACACACGCCTCCAATGCCTGCCAAACCTGGATTTCCACGACTAGCACCATCAACGTTGAATTTAAAGTAGGGATAACGAGGAGGAATCCAACAAACTAATCGTACTGCTGGCGGAGAAGGAGGAATCCAACGAACTAGGGTTAGGCATTTTTGGACCAATTCTGACTAATCAGTCCGGACACCAGAGTGCTCATGCCCACCCATTTTGTCACACTTATAGTTAGTCAAAATGGAAATGGACAGTATGGGTTTTAAGCGTAAAACTCCAAACAATGCggtaaaagaaaaatgaaaatcagTACAAGTTCTAAACTTGTAGAtttcgaagaaaaaaaaagagagaaaaaatgacAATATACTCATATAAATCGAGGAATTATTACCTAAATACTTATATCTAATGTTCCAAAATAATTATAACATCTAACATTAATGCATATATATTTCAAAAACATTATAAGTTCCAAGACATATTGTCGACCCAGggcttgccctggtggttcgcTGCTCCTTTAGGAGAACTGCGTCAGgagcttgatcggtggttcaagtctccttagcgacatctagtccacatttatttgctttccaagaagtggagcctatgggtaccatatttgaccccttgtgggtcctctccttcctccttgtGGGGCCCTGATTGAGTTGATGGCCTGTcggcccttgaattgcaccaaaaaaaaaagagacatatcatccaaaataaaattccaaattcatacaccataaaaaaaaaatgtcctcTCTTTAGAAACCTTTTTCAGCAGATGCTTCGGTTTGTAGTTCAATTTCGAGCTCCGTACATTGAACATGAGTTAAAGGTGACAGTATGAGAAGTATAGCCCTTTGAGTTAGCCTTATGTCGATGAAGAGATCAGGTCGATCGAAGATCggtagagagagatatggttaattaagtaaatCATTATTCAACAAGTCTAAGATTttttaaaatgccaaaaaaacgAGATTACTTACCATTTGAAGTTCTTTCCCATATATTTGGGAAACAAATGGCAAAACGCATTTAAAACGATAAAAAAATGGAATGTGTctccgttttaaacacgtttttatttattattatctcACCCTAAATGTTAGCTCTCTTAGTTACAGTGTGCCTCGACCTGAGTCCCCACATCTGCTTTTCTCCACCCACAACCTAGCTTTGCCGATGATCGATTCAAGGCTTTTAAACCCTGCACAGACTGCACTAGCATAGCATGTTGACATATGTTTTGAATTGGGGTTTCACTATAGATTGAAGCCTAAGTTTTAACTATCtcccctatccccccccccccccaaaaaaaaattgagttttgTCAAAGTTTTGCCCCGGCTCAACCTAAACTACAAAGTTTTGCTCATAATGCTTTGGACTGAGTTTCTTTTCACccacagtaaaaaaaaatagaaaataaaaaataaaaaatcacatccaaaccaatgcctctATGTGCACTTCCATTGGCTACCATACTGGGACAAGGGCTACACGATCGATTAGAGTTCTCTTCCTCTATGTTATGTTTTATTATGTGCCACATGAGAGTTCATTTCACtattcttttttgtctttttgtttttggaacaGACGATATCCAGCCTTTGGCCGACTAAATCCTCCAGGGCTCATGCACGATCCGCAACACCACGAGTCAGGAGATACTGGGGTCCCCATGTTCACCAAAGAGTTTCCTAGTAGGCGGATGGCCCCAAGGGGGGAGGCGGAGTCGAACTCAAgaccttcagcttccttaggcCTCATCCCTTGTCAATTGCGGTGTCCCTTGGGGTTCATTTCACTATTCTTAGTGAAGTGTTATGCTTTACTATCTTCCACATGACTACACATGAATGGGCAAGTGGTAGATACTAAAGTGTAATATTTTACTATGCAAGTGAAGAGCAAACATAGGAGGACCCTATAATTTATCATCAAACAAAGAATTAGAGAGAAGAATTACTAATTTCTTTTGGTGAatgttttccttcaccaatggGGGAGAAAAAGAATTCCACCGCCTATTGTTTAGGGTTGAAAGACTCCTTTCCCTTGGGTATCCGACAAAACCGATACCCATCGTGAAGAATTCATTGTGGGGAAAGTCggtctatttttttttgataaagaagtACTAATTGGTCAATGTTGACTGTTGTCCATCTTACAAAGGCAAAAATCTATTCAATTGCCCCCATAAAAGCATGGTTACCCTTAATAATTTCATTAGTGGCATAAAGGACAGTTTTCCTTCAAACCGAAGTTCATTGGTGATATTACCCCATGATTGGAGTCTTGTATCATCATTACACTCCCACCCCTTATTTACAAATTCGAAAATACCCTTCCTAATACAATCCCTTAGCACTGATGACCATGGTAGAGGAGGAAGTGAAGGAATTCCTTCTTTaccgtgggtgaagggaaactcagtCTGTGGGGATTCACCCTAAACAAACCAGTAAAGGCTACAAGAGTTAAGAGGTTTGCTACTTGCTAGGGGTCTGAGTTTAAAATTCCGGGCTTAACAGTCGGATGAGCATCCAGTCCAAAacttttttgaaattgtgatacGCCCGTATCCGACCGAACTATTGTTTGCAGCCTAAATGATCCAACGGACTCAACTTTTTGAAGCATTGTTCAAGGAAAGTAGAGTCAGCAACGGAATTGACCTAGTATCAACTAGGAAGACGGTAGCAGTGCTGGAGGATGCAGCAATCTGGTGCAACAAAATGATATCATACATAGGAAAgtagcaaggtcatttcatgtgggAAAGAGAGAGTTAGACATAGAGGTGATCATGTACCCTGCCAGGCGGCTCAAGAATCTTTTCTTATCAACTATTTCCATAAGCTGCAACTCTTAAGCTTTATAAATATTGTACAGACAACTTCAGTGTTCTGCTATAATGGGGACCTGCGCCAACACTATGCACTCGGGATGGAAAAATAATACTGAAAGAAGACTAAGGAGAACCGaaatggaggggggggggaaggagaataaaaaaaggaggatgagccatgaaaccctaacaaaaaaaaataaagggtggGAAATAAAAGCAATGGGCATCCTTATGAAGTTGTGATTACATTTTGCACACTTAGAGAAGAATACTTCTTCTGCAGCTTGTTTTTCAACTGCCTGATCTTGGACTCCACACTCACACTGAACCCAATCTTGGTTTCTTGCCTTGCTTTGGATCGTTCCCTTCTCCACATGTGTTTATCCTCCACGTCTTTCCTGTAGTACTTGATTTCTTGGATGACATGATGGTCCATGGGGTGGAAGGATCTTTGGAATGAAATGTGGATCAGGTAGGGGAGATTACAAGCAATTGTTACCAAGAGGGTGACAGACCAATAAATAGGTGCCGGGGCAAGAGCTTCCACAAATATTTTGAAGACACTACCGGAAATGAGTGGTGAGACCATTCCATAGAGGATAAGAAAGATGTACCATGTGAAGACACTGCCCCAGATGAAGAGGTGTTGGATCCATGTAAAGTGGCACATTGTGAGTGCAATCTGGCAGTTTACGGCCCATACGATGCAAGTGAACATTGTAGTTCCTACAGCAGCCATGTCCGAAGTCTGACCTTCGGCACGGAAAGCCTGGTCATAGAAGATGTTTATATTGAGGAAGAAGGTGACGAGAGATGAATAGAGACCATTTGCCATCCACCCAAATATCCTATACCAATCAAAGAACAGATTTCTAGGTCCTTGTTGATACAGAGCTGGGAACTgcccaagaaaaataaataaagtgtaTGAATAGGTATTAATGGATAACAGCTCAAGTGAGATGAAGCAAAACTTGAAGGAACTCCTACTCGGTACTAACCTGTAAGCAGACTTCAGAAGAGACATCTTGCTCAAAAGCTCCTAGTGAAATGACAGGCAATGCAGTAAGCATGACATTgaacagtagcatataccagtCATCATAGACTGGCTGCCCAGAAAATCCAGTGTATGCCTCAAAGTAGAAGAGGGTGAGGCCGAAAGCTATATTCTTGTAAAAGAAGTAGCATATCTGAATACAATCAATTCAATTTGAAGGGCATAAATCAGCCAAAAAAAAGGCACAATCTATAGTGCAATTGCATGAATATGTCAACTGAAAAGAAAACGTAGAAGGAAAATATGGCAACTCTACCCTTACCATCTGGGCAATCCTCTTATAGCACCAGTGCCCATGGACAACAAGAAGCCGCTCCAAAAACCGAAACTGGGAAATGGAAAAGTCACTAGCCATTACAGCCTGCAAAAAGCTATAAACTTATCACTTGACCAGTACTATCAGAAGCAATGAATGAACTTGAAGAGCAGGACCATGATTCATAGTCAACTTCTCACTGAAGCCTTGACAAGGACAAATCATTAAAAATCTTTAGTAGTTAATTGCAGGTGATTCAACAAGAAATCTTTCAGCTCTTTAAGACAATTTATTTCAGGATCGAACAGCTCTAAAGGGTCAATCATGCGGCAACGAATCTTTAGGCACTAGTCACTAATGTCCATGAATAAGATCAAGGGGGGAAAAAGGCAACAAAATGTTCATGGCAGAGGAGGaattaaacaaaaagaatagaaaagaatatTTAAAACTGAACTCTGGACTTAATATTGCTTCTCATAGAATAATAGCTGACTGATGTTTGATAAAGCAGTTCAAAACTTCAATTAATAGTCACCAAAAAAAGAGTTGCTTCAAGCAAATGATAGCATTGTAGGAGATAAATGAGAAAAGTAGACAGATGGCTTGATCACGGTCAATGAAGATCATTGACCACACCAGTACCAGTAAGTAGCGACATGGTGTGAATTGAAAGCTCTTACAGGACCACAGGGAGGCCAAGAAGGAAGCATGATGAGGTAACAAAAAAATGCACGACAGATTACTTTAAAGAGGATATGACCATAGATTGAGTGGGATGACAGAACACGATTCGTATAGCCAACACCAACAATTTGGAATAAATTTATACATAGTTCCAAAGGAAATAAGATAATCAAAAGACAAAATTTCTTAAATCTTTTGATTAAAGATGCATGTTGCATGCGTACAAAGCACAAGATGGTGGGAAGATGAACTCATCACATTCATTTTAAGACAACAGCCTCTTAGATATATTACAAACCTGCATCCCTTCAACCCCACTGATACCTATGCCAATGTCCGCCTCTTGAATCATACCAACATCATTTGCACCATCACCAATTGCTAGAGTTGTTTTTCCAGTTCCCTCTTTTACCAATCTAGTCACCTAAAACCCAAATCATATGAAGCAGATTGAGATCTTCATTTATATGATTATTATCTATCTAAAAATAAGGACATGAACAACATTTTGGTTGAAATCTCTATTATGCAAATGAAAACAAAAGTTGAACGTACCAGTGCTTTCTGCTTTGGTGAGACCCGGCAGCATATTACAGATGCACAGTCAACAGCTAAACTCAGAAATTGATGCTTGATATCATCCTCTAAAGCATAGGCAAGAGTTTTCCCATCAATAACCAAAGCAAAGGCAGCATGCGGGTCCTTCTCCAGCTCAATCATTTGGGAAGCATTTGTAATTTGTATCAAAACGTCTTCTTTCACAGCCTGCTGAGGAAATAAGGATGAGAAAAATGCCTAACATGAAATCAATTTCCAGTACTCATCTTCTCCAGGTTGTGTGAGTTTATCTGCTACTATGTGTAATTTTGACTTCAAAGACATTCAGAACAATGCCAAGACATCAACATAATTCATACCTTCTTGGCATCTTGGCCTACCAATTCTGTATTCATTGTTGTTATGCAAATCCGCTTCATGCCTTGACGGAGTAGACTGCACGCATATCTGCAACAAATAAACCCTAATGTCATTTAGTAATCCAACGTATCCTCTCAAGAGGTGAAGGGTTATTAGCCAATGGCTATAGCTTTCCAAAAGTAATGCAGATTGAGAATACTTTTGCAATGCAGAAGGTACAAACCCTATGTTGATTGCAGTTTCCATCTTATCGCCTGTCAGAACCCAGATCTTGAGACCAGCTTGTGCCAGTTTATCTATGCACTGCGCCACCTATTGACAAGAGTTAAAGATGAAAAGATGAAAATGACTGAAAGAACCTCTATTTAATAATGGCTCTAGTACAACAGCCAAGCTTACCCCTTTCTGTAGTTTGTCCTCTACCGCAGTTGCACCAACGAGAATCAGATCCCTCTCCATCATATCTGCGGCGCTTTCAAGCATAGCCTCTCTGTCAGGACCTATAGTAGTTTTTGCTCGGAGGAACTCACTGTTCCAAGCAGAATATTCAGACTCTTCTAGTTTTTTGAATGCAAGTGCCAATGTCCGCAACCCTGCTTCTCCATATTCATTCAAATGCTTAGTCGTATCCTCCACAAATGTTCTTCCATTTTTGGCTAGGCGATCAAAAATTATGCTGTATGATTCCAGGAAATATGCAATCAGAACTTGAAGGAGGACACATTCATGTGGTTCTAAGGCAAGCAAGAATTAAAGAAAGCATAATAGATTGCTACCGGTTCttctgaagaaaagaagaactacATGAGTAGAATAATCCAACCTGTCTGCACCTTTGCACAGAAGAAAAATCTGCCCATCCTCATCCCGGACAATTACAGACATTCGCTTTCTTTTGCTATTGAATTCCAATAAATTTAGGACTTTGAACTCCCTGAAAATGTTCAAATAGACAGAAACAAGATGCCAAGAATCCAAATAAGTAACCCAAAAAAGCTCCCAACTAATCCAAGTAAAGCTGTTGATGTCCTCCTAACCTCTCAATTGGGTGCGCAGAAGGATATCTTTCGTTGACAAAAACACTTGTTTGAGTCCGTCTACAGAACTCAAATCCAAACTCCCTAGCTGCAACAAGAAAAGCTCCTTCATCTGGTGACTCTGATTCGTAATTGAAACTGCCAGTTTTCTCATTAGGCTCAGGAATTGC
The nucleotide sequence above comes from Telopea speciosissima isolate NSW1024214 ecotype Mountain lineage chromosome 3, Tspe_v1, whole genome shotgun sequence. Encoded proteins:
- the LOC122656295 gene encoding probable phospholipid-transporting ATPase 4, with translation MSPAGKMRAKLRWSNIYSFACLRPQVLEPERPLSLSGPGFSRVVYCNQPRMHQRKPLKYPSNYISTTKYNIITFLPKAIFEQFRRVANLYFLMAAILSLTPIAPFSAVSMIAPLAFVVGLSMAKEALEDWRRFMQDMEVNSRKVSTHKGDGSFGYKPWQKVRVGDVLKVEKDQFFPADLLLLSSSYEDGICYVETMNLDGETNLKVKRSLEVTLPLDQDLAFKDFSGIITCEDPNPNLYTFVGNLEYDRLVYALDPSQILIRDSKLRNTAYVYGVVIFTGHDSKVMQNSTKSPSKRSQIERKMDYVIYFLFTLLVLISLISSLGFAVKTKFDMPKAWYLQPKNTTNLYDPSRPALSGIFHLVTALILYGYLIPISLYVSIEVVKVLQAMFINQDLHMYDEETGNPAQARTSNLNEELGQVDTILSDKTGTLTCNQMDFLKCSIAGVSYGVSSSEVEIAAAQQMAFDFDGENSELSGVPMHNSSIHDPWDNNRVHAVDSEFELETVVTSKGEKVKGFSFEDSRLMDGNWLKEPNADAILLFFRILAVCHTAIPEPNEKTGSFNYESESPDEGAFLVAAREFGFEFCRRTQTSVFVNERYPSAHPIEREFKVLNLLEFNSKRKRMSVIVRDEDGQIFLLCKGADSIIFDRLAKNGRTFVEDTTKHLNEYGEAGLRTLALAFKKLEESEYSAWNSEFLRAKTTIGPDREAMLESAADMMERDLILVGATAVEDKLQKGVAQCIDKLAQAGLKIWVLTGDKMETAINIGYACSLLRQGMKRICITTMNTELVGQDAKKAVKEDVLIQITNASQMIELEKDPHAAFALVIDGKTLAYALEDDIKHQFLSLAVDCASVICCRVSPKQKALVTRLVKEGTGKTTLAIGDGANDVGMIQEADIGIGISGVEGMQAVMASDFSISQFRFLERLLVVHGHWCYKRIAQMICYFFYKNIAFGLTLFYFEAYTGFSGQPVYDDWYMLLFNVMLTALPVISLGAFEQDVSSEVCLQFPALYQQGPRNLFFDWYRIFGWMANGLYSSLVTFFLNINIFYDQAFRAEGQTSDMAAVGTTMFTCIVWAVNCQIALTMCHFTWIQHLFIWGSVFTWYIFLILYGMVSPLISGSVFKIFVEALAPAPIYWSVTLLVTIACNLPYLIHISFQRSFHPMDHHVIQEIKYYRKDVEDKHMWRRERSKARQETKIGFSVSVESKIRQLKNKLQKKYSSLSVQNVITTS